Below is a genomic region from Castanea sativa cultivar Marrone di Chiusa Pesio chromosome 2, ASM4071231v1.
GAGACATTTTGTTGGAAAGTTTGTGAGAAATGggtaaaagcccattttggccctacAATAGTAGATTCCAAGTTGGACTTGGATATCTAAGGCCGGTGGGAATTCAACCTTTTTACACATAACTTGCTAAGAATACTAGTCTAGAGCAATTGGGAGATAGTGTTGCACTTGAAAATAGACTTCAAGTCTTGCATGACACTTCAAAACAAAACATGGATTAAGATAAGTCAAGCCACTGACTTCACAAATCCATCATTccttaactatcaaattatttaaaattataataatgcttatattatataatataaaaaaataatgtttatgAGCACTTTTAATCGCTgagattaaaagttaaaaaatttacttttaatctcaaatcaaaactttcaacattttttattattttaccatctcaactTTTTTCTCTCACAATATTATGGTGCAATAATTAGGATATGTGCGCAAACGATCAAGCCCACTTCTTACCTAATGTTatgtaagaaaatattttgagttttttcatatcattaaattttttaaatattaataattgcaataaaatttatacttgtggagggACCACCGCACCTAGGGAGCGCAGTggtataaaaattgaaagacaaaatgtttaataaaactttttacaattttgaatgattgatATTATCTAGTTtatgttaaaattaataataacgaTTAACTTGAGGTACATAGTACTCTTTTTTCTTGTCTggtataataataatgaaaaattaattagaaataGAGAAACCTAATACAGAGGAGGAACATTCGTTCTTTCATCCTTTGAGCTCTCAGAAGTCAGAACAGAAGAAGAGATGGAGGAGAGACAAAGACACACACCCCAGTGAACCATGGAGGAGCTCGGTCTTTTGTAATATGATAAtgtagatttattttatttttttgtaattttatattgtagAATGTTTCTATATTCAATTGTAGCATTACTGAAATTTGAATTGAATGTCTTGCCCACTCAATAAGGGTCCGTTCTGTTggaggagtgaaaaagtgggaggatgaaaaattgtggaaggatggaaaagtaggaggatggaaaatatttaattttccctcttgtgtgttcggttggaggggtggaaaagtgggagggtggaaaactaatcttttgttcggttggagagaaaaatagaaagatggaaaatgtaatttatataaattgactattataccattgttacataatatgtaagaaatagatttatttgtactcattacataatataaaatttatcacatcatatatataaatttttattattataatgtaaaaattagattaggtcacgttaaaaaaaaaaaaaaaaaaaaaagaagagagaagagaacgttcaggtaacgttgaaaaaaaaaaggacaagaGAACGTTTCAGGTCacgatgagagagagagagagagagagagagagagagagagagagagagagagagagaaaagaacgttgaaaaaaaaaataggtgggaagagagtatttttgtaaaagtgctaccaTAACACTTTTCTCTTCAGATTTTCCTTccgatttggaaggaaaaaaaaatgtgggcttGGAGAAAAAACTATCTTCCCGGTTTTCTcttcttcctattttccttccccaAATGAATAGTGGAAAACAGTATTTTCCACCATATTTTCATTCatctattttccatcctccctattttctaCCCAAACGAACGGACCCTAAGGGTCTGTTCTGTTAAAGGAGTAAAAAAGTGAGAgggtggaaaattgtgggaggatggaaaatatttagttttcctcttgtgtgttcggttggaggggtggaaaagtgggagggtagaaaactcttttgttcagttggagaaaaaaatggaaggataaaaaatgtaatttatataaattaactattatacccttgttacataataggtaagaaatagatttatttgtactcattacataatataaaatttattacatcatatatataaatttatattattattattattattattattattattattattattatttttataatgtaataattgGATTAGGTAacgttggaaaaaaaaaaaagcaaacattCAGGTAacgttggaaaaaaaaaggaaaaaaaaaaatgagagaacgTTCAGTTAAggaacgttgaaaaaaaaagaaaaaaaaaaaaagaacattgaaaaaaaatatgtgagAAAATGGTAATTTTGTAAAAGTACTACTACCATAACACTTTTCTCTCTAGATTTTCCTTCcaatttagaaggaaaaaaaatgtgggccaaaagagaaaactttctctccggttttctctccttcctattttccttccccaAACGAATAatggaaaacaatatttttcatcctatttttcttcctctattttCCATTCTCCCTATTTTCCACCCAAACGGACGGACTCTAAGGGTCTACTCTctgtctcttctttcttcttatttaaGAGTCATACTAACGAATGTCTTTAGAGTAAtaattaacaatctattttataaaagtttttataacacttttataaaaaatgaaaaaattatcaaaacattaatttttatttttataaaaacttttctttaaataaattataaactaTTACTTTCAAAACATTGCAAGCATTTTCCTCTATTTAATACACGGTAAGCGGAGAAGACAATAAAGTCCAGTTGAAAGCCCCAAAATAAGCTATTTGAGTTTATCACCCAACAGTGTTAGATATGTTGCGAGAGAGCGAGCGAGAGAGAGTTGTAAGAAGAAGAGGGAGTACTTTAATGGGTTCTACTTCTAGTATCTGTGGTGATATTGATGTACAACCACACCATGTGGTTCTCTTACCCTTTATGTCCCAAGGTCACATCATACCAATCCTCCACCTTACACGCTTACTCCTCCATCGCCGCCTAGCTGTGACCATCTTCACCACCCAAGCCAATCATGCCTTCATCACTGAATCCCTTAGTGACACTTCAGCCTCCATTCTTGACCTCCCCTTCTCTCACAACGTGCCTGATATCCCTGCTGGAATCGAGAGCACTGAAAAACTGCCTTCAATATCCCGATTCCATTCATTTGCTAACGCTACAAAGGTCATGCAATCTGACTTCGAACGAGCGCTCCAGACTCTTCCACATGTCAGCTTCATGGTATCTGATGGGTTCCTTTGGTGGACTCTAGATATAGTCTGCCTCCAAGTTCAACATCCCACGATTGGTGTTCTATGGTATGGGATATTACTCTCCGTCAATGTACAGAGCTGTGGCTAATGATAGGCTTCTCTTTGGAGCCGAGTTAGACGACGAGTTAATAACAGTCACTCCTTTTCCATGGATTAAAGTTACTAGAAATGACTTTGAGCCCCCATTTACTGAACCGAAGCCAAAGGGTCTGAAATTTGAGTTCACCGTGAAAGCAGTCACAGCAACAAAGAATAGCTATGGTATTATATTCAATAGCTTCAATGAGCTTGAACCtatgtttgttgatttttgGAATCGTAAATATATACCCAAGGCTTGGTCTGTGGGACCTTTATGCCTAGCTGAACCACCAAAGGTTAGAAATGAAGCCCACAATAATTATAAGCCCATATGGGTTCAGTGGCTCGACAAGAAGCTTGAGCAAGAAACTCAGTTCTGTATATAGCCTTTGGGTCTCAGACAGAGATTTCACCTGCACAACTCAAAGAAATAGCAATTGGGTTGGAGGAATCCAAAGTGAATTTCTTGTGGGTGATAAGAAAAAGTGAGTCAGAGATTTCAGATGAGTTTGAAGAGAGAGTGAAAGATAGAGGAATTTTAGTGAGAGAATGGGTTGACCAAAGGGAGATTTTGATATGCATGAGAGTATGCAAGGGTTTTTTAGTCACTGTGGGTGGAATTCTGTGTTGGAGAGCATATGTGCTGGGGTTCCGATCCTTGCATGGCCTATGATGGCAGAGCAACCTTTGAATGCAAGAATGGTTGTGGAGGAGATAAAGGTGGGACTGAGGGTTGAGACATGTAATGGGTCAGTGAGAGGGTTTGTGAAGTGGGAGGGGTTAGAGAAAATGGTGAAGGAGTTGATGGAAGGAGAGATGGCCAAGAAAACTATGGAGGAGGGTGGATCGTCCGAGTGCACATTGGACTTGCTCATTATTGAGATGTGGCAAGAAGACATGATCATCAGGTGCATGTATAAATAATGTAACTGGGTTTTGATATAATATCATAGCTTATTTCATTGTATCTAATTAAGCACTGAATAATTTGCGACTTCTCCACTTAAGTTGTGTAGTGTTGCATCAAATAACTTTAGTAGAACAACACCAAGAGTCAATATCTAAATATAGGCTACTTATCTATTTGATGCAATCCAGGGGTTTTTTGGTCTCCTattgtacacacacacactcaacaAACATACACGGCCATATAGactgaaattatgtttttaaaacttaatttcAAAAGGGAGTGTGCATGAGATGTATAATAGGGATTGTGTAATAAGATTTACCAAACAActattattacaaatttttttcacacaATAACTCACACTTTTCTTGCATACTTTAGGTCATTGCCTCTAATATTGGAGCAGACCGGCCCGGCTACCCCAATTAAATTATGctaaattcttaaaataattttttagatcttTCTTATACAACTTTTCATCCCTATAATTTAGGCAAGATTATGTAGAATGTTACAACAAGTGCCTAAATAACTTATTATGTCTAACTCGAAAGTTGTCTTCTAATCATACAAAACAATGATAGATTTTGCGGAGGGTAACATGTCTAAAGGTAGACTGCATTACCATTTACCAACACTAAGGGTTGTTTGAGTTTTCTGAGCTAAAAATAGATGAATATTATTGTTAGGATAAAAAAGACCACACCCAGTACACAATAATGCTTTTCACTTGTTGATAGATCCCATTGTTtactaattacaattttttttttctgagttgattataattatatagaCCCTATTGTTGACTAATCACAGAGAAAAGATCCTAGATTTGGGCTAAAATCAAGGACTTGAGTTGATCATATAAGCCCTATGGTTGACTAAATACAGAGAAAAGATCCTTAATTTGGGCTCAATAAAGAATAAGTAATACGATCAAGGGCAATACTTagaagtttctcaaaaaaaaaaaaagggcaataCTTAGAATAATACACACCATATGCAATTGCTCTTAATAGTTGAGATTGAGAGTTAAAAAATTCAACtcttgaatgaaaaaaaaaattaaaatgttttaaaaaatgtgaagTAAAAATTGTTTGTTAGAGGAATGAGGGTAATTGCAGCCCATACAATGATGCCCTAGGTATTGCAAAGCATCCAAATCCCAGCTAGACATGGTAAGGATAAACAGCGTACTAACATCCCCCTGTCATAAAACCTAAACAACCCTCAGTGTCGTAATCCCCTCAATTCTTATAATTAGTGTCCATTGCATCACGATAAAGtcattataaaatataaaggaCTAAAATATCTAACGTGCAATATAGCATTAACTGAAAAaagttctcttttcttttctttcactaATTAATGTTATCATATTATTATGTATCCCTTTTTTCTtgaatcaaatttttaaataattgaatcttagttccaattttttttttaagggactAATGATAATCTGAAATGTATTGGACGAACAAGCGAAGGAAAATCACAGTGACCAACAAGCAAACTAATAACCTGGCTAGATTATCAATAAGCATCAATTAATATTTACTAGGCCACAGCCAACCAATAATTCAAAATGAAACTGAGAGAAACAAGAAGATATTTGGAAAGATTGGAATGGGCAGGGTAACAATAACATACTAACCCTTTCCACCAAATTATAATCATCAACAGAAAGAAATGGAAGTCTAAAGTATAGTGCTTGACTTCCTACAAGTTTGATATGTAAATACTAAAACAAAATGAGCTTACAACCCACTATTAATCTATCCCACTATGGAAAGCCGCTCAAGTGACAGAAGAATATATAAGTGACGAGCAAGTAACACCACCAGCCTCTTCCACACAATTCCATTCCATGTTTCTTGCATAACAGGTATAACTGCAATTCGCTGCGAAGTATTATGATTTCAGAAGTAAACTGCAAGCTGCTGTGAGTATTATGAGTTCAGAAGTAAAGATCAAACATGTCAGTCAGAGTTACAATATTCTTCTACCATCAGTAGGCAGGGATAAATAATTCATCAGAAAAGTTCATGGGGTGACATCATCAGCAAACTTATGTCACTGGGACAACACCGATTTGCCTCCAGTAAGTGCATCATCTAGCTATACCCAAGGATAGACCGGTTTCTATGATGGAACCTGGCAAGAGTTATGGCATGAATAAGAAggttgtttgtgtttttcattttcttgtaaTAAACAGGAAATATATGGAGATACTCACCAACAAAATCATCAGCTTTGGGCatttaatttctccaaaaggATCTTGTTTAGAAGCCCTGGATTTGCTTTACCTTTCGACAGTTTCATTACCTGCACATCCCAAAACATACAGAATCATCTTGATAGACAGGGaaattaataacaaattaaCCATGATGAAGAAATAGATTACAAGTTTCATATTATAACCCATAGATTTCTTACCTGGCCAGCAAAATAACCTTGTAGCTTAGTTTTTCCCCCACGATATTGCTCCAGCTGCTTTGGGTTCTCTGAAAGCACTTTATCTACTATTTTCTCAATCTCCACAGGATCTACTATCTGTTATATTAAAAACCATGAGACTTCTTTACCCAATTCCTTCTAAGCCAAATGTTACTAtaatcatcattagcatacaaataaTTGCAACCATTTGATTGACAGTGTAAACGATCTCTCTCATAGGATATCACTTAATGAAATTACTCCCAATTTAGGGAGTAACTTGTTCATGCCTATTCATTATCATATTACAGACTCTCATATATCATGCTGATTGCCAAACAATCCAAGGCTTGACAGCAGTATGCTTGAACACAAGTTGATGGATTCCATGCAAAAGTGTGTTgctttttcctttaaaaaaaaaaaaaaaagataaaaagagatGTGGGCTGCTGTAATTAATATTGAATTAACATAAAAGTAATTATCAAATTAGGCTACTGAACAACCTCAGTTAGACCCATGAATAAGCTCAAATTTTGGAAGATCAAAATAAGAACACAAAGTTCAAATATGCCCAAAGCTTAAACAACCAACCATTTAGCTTCTCTTGGTTCATACCAtctccaagaaattaaaaagcttATACACTTTTATCCCTATTTACATCTTTGTcactatattaacaaaaaaggGGTTTGGAAGATTTTGTATATTCTGCAGGTGCTGATTCAGCATCTGAAACAATGTACGATCCAGGGCAATCTTGGTAAATGGGTGTTTGGATGgaaggagaggagaggagaggagaggagagtagaagGTAGGGGATGGGAGGGTTTAGTGAaccttgtttggattttttaaagGGGGAGGGAAATGATTCGAGGGTGGGGGAATTTGGCGGGGAGGTGTTCcactagtattaaaaaaatttaaattatcaattttgcCCATATGATGTCAATTTATATctcttacttaatttttaaaatatccaaacaaaGGGAAGGGATAACCATTTCTCTCCTTTTCCTCCCCTCTCCTCTCCCTCCCCCCTTTGACTGGgaccctctactctactctcctcttgctaaaaaaaaaaattccaaacacACTGTAAATTAGTTAACCAGCTCAGTTGTCTAATCTCACACATAACACGCTGAAGCAAAATTTAAGAATCGGCTCTTATTTTAATGGAACTGGACAATGTAATCCTATATTTGAAGCTACTATAAATGTCAATACAATGTTTTTTGGGATCTCTACAATGACTAACCTAAAATTAGCATACAATAGacaaattctacttcaaaaagttttttgtCATTAAAATCCTTAGGTACGACATTCACTAAAACTAGTTTTTCTTGATTCCTGCTCACTCACTCTCACATCAGTCCAAGACCATGTACCTTTGAAATTGAGCAACCAATCATAGGTCTTTCAAATTTAGACATCTCATGTGAGCATTTCAAGGCAAAGGTATgggaaataaaatttgtagagtcaaaaacaaacaatagaGAGCTTcatatttcatatatattacCATTTGAAAGAATTGTATCTATACTAGATCCTAAATAAAGTAACTTACCTGAACcaaatccttttcttttattagtcCCTTGACAGTTCCACCTTTGGCCAGTAGTTCAAACAGTATCtgcaaattataaattataaggtGAGAATTTTAGAAATACAcaatatggtaaaataaaacATGTCCACAAAAGAGTAGAATTACAGCAAAACTATCATAAGGTCTTGCTTCCTTTTCCATTCACTTGGACAAGTTAACACAGCAACATGCGCAACAAAGGAAATTTGCAAAATCTAGGCCTGCACAAATGCCAATGCCCCAGATGCCAATTGAACTCTCTCATTGCTAAACTATCATAGGGTCCCAATGTGTATAATACTTTTAAAATTATCCTCCATATGGTGCAGCTACAATATATTAAAACTTATCAACTAGATGCTTTAGCTAAAATGGAACCTCCTCCCCTTGTAAGAGTAAGATTGAGGATGAGATCGTGGTTCCAAACCCATCAAGTGTGTGTATGGGttaccaataaaataatttttttttaaatcttaaaaccTTGCAACCTTAGGGAGCCTAGCAATTTATTAAACCCTTATGCCACATACTATTACAAGATTAATATAAGCtacttttatttgatattttaccTGCTTATAAGTTAGGGAGGCTCTTACATTCCAATAGCATTATAAAGACTTAAAGagagaaagggggggggggggggggggggttggagcggaaaaagataaaagaagaaaatctttTATACAATGAGATTGTTGAAAAAGTAAGCATTTAAATCTTTCAGTCTGAcaaattaggaaaaataaaaagaaaatttacaaaCAAGTGAACCAAAGACATAGAGGCACTAGGGCATACAATGATCAACTAGGACATCAGAGttcaaatgaaatttgaaaatgttgCATGTGATAAGCATTATTACCAGAGGCAAACTCTTACCTCTTTCCCAATTTTCCCACTAATGGTCCCACCTTTTATTGAAGCTATCAACTCAGCTAGCTCCTGGGGGATTAACTTTATCTCATTTATGGtcaacttttcatttttcatgtaGGCAGCAATGTCACCCATTATCCAATTGGCAGCCAGCTTCACATCAGCTCCCTTTGCAATAGTTGCATCAAAATATTCTGCAACCTAAGACATTTGTTCAGCAAAAGAGCCATATCTCAGATCATTCTAGCATGATATATATCCCAAACAATATTATAAAGCAACAGATACAAGGTTATTAAGGATTGTAAGAAATTTCTTTCAGGCTTGTCTTGAAGTAAGACTAAGGAATACGCCTTAAGGTGCGGAATTAGAGTCTTAAATGACCTTGGCTACCCCTCAAACAACACTCAAGACACACATGGAAAATGCCTGAAGCTTGTGATATATGACTGAAATACATGACTTAGCAAATATTGGGGTTTTGTATTCCAGGATTAAGAGCTAACacacaacccccccccccctctctctctctctctctccatgtttATTTAcattcattttaaataaaatatatgtagATTGTAAGGACCTTGGGCACAATTCTAATTTGGGGATTACTGTATCATATATCAAAAGACTAACCCAAATTTTAGCTTTTCTTACTATTCTTTTAATTCTAAGTTTGAATATGAATTCAGCATCAActttttactcttcttttttttttatttttttttattttttgataagtaataagagATTGAATTAAAACATagaaaattcttctttttttatttgattggccTTTTCCTTCAAACTCCTGAATatgaaaatcaaaatcttttatATGCCAACTGAGCAATCCCCAGCCAGCAAAAACATTTGAAGTAATAAGGAGGACTCACATTAACGTCATTTGCAAGGAAAAGAACATCCTGCATGCTCAGGCCCATCTTCTCATACCTCCGACGCTTCACTTCTGGAAGTTCTGGCAATGAATCAAGAATACTATTGACATATTCTTTAGTGAGGATAACTCCCGGAAGGTCTGGTTCTGGGAAATATCGATAATCAGCAAGCCCTTCCTTTTTCCTCATTGTAACTGTTTTCTAAACATTATAACAAAGGTCAAAGGAGCATAAAGTAGACATAAAATAACTAAGTGAACCATATATCTGGTACTTGTTTCTACAACATGACTAGAATAAAAGATGTAACAATAACCTGAGCGCCTTCTTCCCAGAGACGAGTTTCCTGTGTAATTTGATCACCCTGGCCTTGGCTGTGAAGAAGCACCTgccttgaaatttcaaaatcaatggCCCGGCTGACTGATGAAAaagagttcaaattttttatctcAACCTGCCAATACAAGAGGGAATTAGATAATTAACTTCCAATAAAGTTTAACACCAAATCCATTGGAGCATTGACTCAAATGACACTTCCTCCTCCTATAAGAGTGGGTAGAGGgtaaggtcatgggttcaaaacccattgagtgtgtgtgtaacttatcaactaaaagaaatataaaacacCAATTAGAAAAAGAATTAGTGccttttgttgttattattatgcATCCATGAATATATTTATCTTCTTAAGTAGTGTCATTACccccaaaattaaaatgaaatacaaagatCAATCATGGTAGTACAAGAAAATTATACTCTAGAAAAGTTCTTCTGGTTACCAGTAATCACATGCATTTAAAAGGATCATGATGAGGAGGTCGAAGCAATATAGGAACCTCCAAGTATAATTCTTCGCcttttttatatacatttttgtGATTTTATGAAAGGGCATATTATACGCAAtggatttttcttatttttaagcACATCTTGTCATAGAACCCTAAGCCAACAATTGCCAAAGGCCTTGTAACTTAATGGCATTAGGATCTGAATCCCCCCTCCCCAATTATTGTAACAATTAAATTAGCAATGTaaatttctatcatttttttttctcttgtttttttttttgtagatataAATCATTCAACCATAAAAGATTTAACTCGTGACCTATTATGGAGAAAACCACTGGGTCCAAGGGCCATTGAGCTCCAGCTCAAATGGCACTTTCTCCTCCTATAATAGtggatggagggtgaggttgtggtTTCAAAACCACTGGGTGTATGTGAAAACTTAtcaatagtataaaaaaaataccatgcaaaaaaaaaaaaagtcattgtaTTCTCTCATTATCTTATGGTATCAAGTACTTGTATGTTAGCATGGTAAGTTTGGTCATAACAGGAGAAAAAGATCTCGCAAGTTCCCTAGTGTGCAATGAGTATGGAGAGAAGAATAGGACTTTTGATGGTGCTAAGTGTCCTTGGCATGCAATTAAAGTCCTCTTTTTTGAGAACTTTGGAGAACTGGATGACTGTTTTAGGCAATGCGCAACCCAcatctttatttgattttctagATCTTCTGAACTGGAGTTTGTAATTATTTAGGAGTAGCACTAATACATCCCCTTTGTATTTGAGTTTTACTTCTCTatgaaacaaatttatatattacattatatttataaattaagaaaaaagctTATTTCACACATCAGAACATTTTACTGTTTACTTTCTGAACTGTTTCAGTTTTTCTAGTTgctaggaaaacaaaaacagtaatAAGTGAGAAGTCAACTACCTTTGTCCCAAACTGTGCTTGCCCAATTGGTCGAATTGAGACATTCACATCACAACGAAGTGAACCTTCTTGCATATTGCCATTACTCACTCCCAAATACCGAACTAACCTCTGCAATTCAGCTGCATATTCTGCAGCCTCAATACCAGTTCTCATATCTGGTTCAGAAACAATCTCAAGTAAAGGCACCCCTGCTCTATTTAAATCAACCTGCAATAAAATCAACCATATCAGCAAGCCTATACTACACATGATAATTGCCACTTTCAGCAGTCTTCAAAATCTATGGAAAGAGATATGTCACAAATAGATTTTCATTTTGAATGCATATGAACTCATACACACCACTAGATAAGAAGGCAATAAATTATAGAATTAGTATGTATAGAGTCAACTTAACCCACAAATCATATGACTGATACTTGAACCTGATTAAACGTGAAAACGGCAATTTATATTCTTGAAAGCAAAGGACAATACAGTAAAAAGTGGTACAGTATTTAGGCAAAGGGGACACAGTAATTTCCTGTGAATAACTTCCATTTTCTGAATGAAGCAGCTTGCCTGCATCTTCCTCCATGTGAACCCTTGTAATGCCAAACCTCCTATGCCCCCCACCAAATTCCACAGGAAGATCCAAATCAATGTAACCACCACTTGCAATTGGAACATCAAACTGAGATATTTGGTAGCCTTTTGGAAGGTCAGGGTAAAAGTACTGTTTCCTATCAAACTTTGAGTTTAGAGACAACTTGCTATTCAGTGCAAGACCCACTTTCACCGCTAATTCAATGACCTTTGAGTTCAAAACTGGCAAAGCACCAGGCAAACCCATGCAAATGGGGCAGACACTGGTGTTTGGTGGAGACCCATAATTGTAAGGACAACCACAGAAGGCTTTGGTAAGGGTGTTAAGCTGGACATGGGTTTCTATACCAATGACTGCTTCATAATCTTTTGAGAATTTATCACTTGTTTTGGTCTGCTTCATAATCTTTGGTAAGGGTGGCTTTTGCTTTTCTTGAGTGGCAGTTTGAGCTTCTGTGCTTTTCATAGTGCAATAAAAAACGCCATTCTTTCTTCTAAAGAATGCAGTTTGGTACAGCAACAAAGGGTGATTTTGAATGCTTCTAAAAATGGTAGAAGCCATCATGGCAATAATTCAATCAATCTATCAAACACTACAAAGGCGGTGTCTGCAGAGCATTAAAAAAACGAAGGCATTGGTAAGCTATAAAGATATTCAAAAcgaaataacttaaaaattaagaacCAAAATCAGTTAGAAGGACTCCAACTGTTGAATATCATGCTCAGAACTTGAAAATCAGTTGAAGtcacacaaataacaaattCTGGGATATGCAAGGAATCAggtttttgcaaaaatggtAGTGAAGTTTCctcaaaaaacataaaaagaatcGATTTTGAAGGATACCCAGAAAGGATTGTAATGTAAAACACTGGAAAATTAGTCAAGAAGATGCCAGAAAGAGTTGCTATGTCACAGTAGAATTACATTACACACAAAGTGTTTAGTGCAGAgttcaaaaaatttagaaggAATCAAAAGATATGTGAAGAAGAACGGATGGAAAGAACAGGATAATGATCGATGGAAACCATTTCTGACCTGCTCTAGCCTCTAGCAGCAAAGATAGACCCGAATTGCTTCACAACCTACCATACCAACAGTCATCCATTTCAAAGACAGTGAAACCCGGCTCAGtattaggaatggcaacgggtcgggttcgggccgggtttttgcatacccggacccgacccgcgggccAAGATCCGGAACCCGGTCCCGGCCCGAttattaatcgggtttttttttccGGGGCCCATACCCACTCCGTCGGGCCCCACGGGCCCCGCGGGCCCcgtttatcttcttgggcccaaatctagcctaacaaaaattttttttttttgaagctcattaaattttttccctaaattcaag
It encodes:
- the LOC142626324 gene encoding glutamyl-tRNA(Gln) amidotransferase subunit B, chloroplastic/mitochondrial isoform X2, translated to MMASTIFRSIQNHPLLLYQTAFFRRKNGVFYCTMKSTEAQTATQEKQKPPLPKIMKQTKTSDKFSKDYEAVIGIETHVQLNTLTKAFCGCPYNYGSPPNTSVCPICMGLPGALPVLNSKVIELAVKVGLALNSKLSLNSKFDRKQYFYPDLPKGYQISQFDVPIASGGYIDLDLPVEFGGGHRRFGITRVHMEEDAGKLLHSENGSYSQVDLNRAGVPLLEIVSEPDMRTGIEAAEYAAELQRLVRYLGVSNGNMQEGSLRCDVNVSIRPIGQAQFGTKVEIKNLNSFSSVSRAIDFEISRQVLLHSQGQGDQITQETRLWEEGAQKTVTMRKKEGLADYRYFPEPDLPGVILTKEYVNSILDSLPELPEVKRRRYEKMGLSMQDVLFLANDVNVAEYFDATIAKGADVKLAANWIMGDIAAYMKNEKLTINEIKLIPQELAELIASIKGGTISGKIGKEILFELLAKGGTVKGLIKEKDLVQIVDPVEIEKIVDKVLSENPKQLEQYRGGKTKLQGYFAGQVMKLSKGKANPGLLNKILLEKLNAQS
- the LOC142626324 gene encoding glutamyl-tRNA(Gln) amidotransferase subunit B, chloroplastic/mitochondrial isoform X1; translation: MMASTIFRSIQNHPLLLYQTAFFRRKNGVFYCTMKSTEAQTATQEKQKPPLPKIMKQTKTSDKFSKDYEAVIGIETHVQLNTLTKAFCGCPYNYGSPPNTSVCPICMGLPGALPVLNSKVIELAVKVGLALNSKLSLNSKFDRKQYFYPDLPKGYQISQFDVPIASGGYIDLDLPVEFGGGHRRFGITRVHMEEDAGKLLHSENGSYSQEITVDLNRAGVPLLEIVSEPDMRTGIEAAEYAAELQRLVRYLGVSNGNMQEGSLRCDVNVSIRPIGQAQFGTKVEIKNLNSFSSVSRAIDFEISRQVLLHSQGQGDQITQETRLWEEGAQKTVTMRKKEGLADYRYFPEPDLPGVILTKEYVNSILDSLPELPEVKRRRYEKMGLSMQDVLFLANDVNVAEYFDATIAKGADVKLAANWIMGDIAAYMKNEKLTINEIKLIPQELAELIASIKGGTISGKIGKEILFELLAKGGTVKGLIKEKDLVQIVDPVEIEKIVDKVLSENPKQLEQYRGGKTKLQGYFAGQVMKLSKGKANPGLLNKILLEKLNAQS